Proteins found in one Alphaproteobacteria bacterium genomic segment:
- a CDS encoding energy transducer TonB has protein sequence MGRSAAALAVLASVLAHGALAAGLVLLRPAPASTPMPESGAIHLVMVSVVDGSAAAGAPVPATAAAVSTTAPDGAAARLAGAPTMTSAAMSVATDATPDVLPDMTAQSAPAVAEARVVAPDLLRRPTETPVAQAAAASSDATGRQMAALAPAAGGTAETAGTVEALTTSATAGDEPSSASRGDGVPAPAAGNPRPDYPWSARRNGIEGRVVLRVEVLPSGMVGQVVVAESSGYGILDRAAQRTVALWRYDPPRGRVTTRVPVVFRLEN, from the coding sequence ATGGGCCGGTCGGCTGCCGCACTGGCGGTGCTTGCCTCTGTGCTGGCCCATGGCGCGCTTGCGGCCGGGCTGGTGCTGCTGCGTCCGGCCCCGGCATCAACGCCGATGCCGGAGAGCGGCGCCATCCATCTGGTGATGGTCAGCGTGGTGGATGGCAGCGCCGCCGCCGGCGCACCGGTGCCGGCGACGGCAGCGGCGGTGTCCACGACCGCGCCGGATGGCGCCGCGGCTCGTCTGGCGGGAGCGCCGACAATGACGTCCGCCGCGATGTCTGTCGCAACAGACGCCACGCCAGATGTGTTGCCGGATATGACCGCCCAGTCCGCGCCAGCCGTGGCCGAGGCGCGCGTGGTTGCGCCGGACCTGTTGCGGCGGCCGACCGAAACGCCAGTGGCGCAGGCCGCGGCGGCGAGCAGCGATGCAACGGGCCGGCAGATGGCAGCTTTGGCGCCGGCGGCCGGCGGCACGGCGGAAACGGCCGGCACCGTGGAGGCGCTCACCACCTCCGCCACCGCCGGCGATGAGCCGTCCAGCGCCAGTCGCGGCGATGGTGTGCCGGCGCCGGCCGCCGGCAATCCCCGGCCCGACTATCCGTGGAGCGCCCGGCGCAACGGCATCGAGGGACGGGTGGTGCTGCGGGTGGAGGTGCTGCCGTCCGGCATGGTCGGCCAGGTAGTGGTGGCGGAAAGCAGCGGCTATGGGATTCTCGACCGGGCGGCGCAGCGCACGGTCGCCTTGTGGCGCTACGACCCGCCGCGGGGGCGGGTCACCACCCGGGTGCCTGTGGTCTTCCGCCTGGAGAACTAA
- a CDS encoding iron ABC transporter permease: MSRPALLPYGLLLALLALAAAAAGIASLLVGPSSVGMADLLAWLRGAWPGGTDDPAARLILAEVRLPRAILGLAIGAILGLSGAALQGFLRNPLAEPGLIGVSASAALGAVLVFYFGLAGLAFAVPLAGMAGAICAVVLVQLLAGRESGSMALILAGIAVTSFAGAMTSLALSLAPSPFAAFEIVFWLLGSLADRSMSHVTLALPFMVAGAVMLLALGRSLDGLSLGEDAARSLGINLRLSRNLLVVGTALGVGAATSVAGVIGFVGLVVPHLLRPLVGGLPGRLLPASALGGAALTALADVATRVLGGGSELKLGVVTALVGAPFFFALVLRERRRLV, translated from the coding sequence ATGAGCCGGCCCGCGCTTTTGCCCTATGGCCTGCTGCTGGCGCTGCTGGCACTGGCCGCGGCGGCGGCGGGCATCGCCTCTCTGCTGGTCGGGCCATCGTCGGTCGGCATGGCCGACCTGCTGGCGTGGCTGAGGGGGGCCTGGCCGGGCGGCACGGATGATCCGGCGGCGCGTCTCATTCTGGCAGAGGTGCGTCTGCCGCGCGCCATACTGGGGCTCGCCATCGGTGCAATTCTCGGCCTGTCGGGCGCCGCGCTGCAGGGATTTCTGCGCAACCCCCTGGCCGAGCCAGGGCTGATCGGTGTGTCCGCCTCGGCCGCGCTGGGGGCGGTTCTGGTCTTCTATTTCGGCCTGGCCGGCCTCGCCTTTGCCGTGCCGCTGGCCGGCATGGCCGGCGCCATCTGTGCGGTGGTCCTGGTGCAGCTACTGGCCGGGCGTGAGTCCGGCAGCATGGCGCTGATCCTGGCCGGCATTGCCGTCACCAGTTTTGCCGGGGCCATGACCAGCCTGGCGCTGAGTCTGGCGCCCAGCCCCTTTGCGGCCTTCGAGATCGTCTTCTGGCTGCTGGGATCGCTGGCTGACCGCAGCATGTCTCATGTGACTCTGGCCCTGCCCTTCATGGTGGCCGGCGCAGTCATGCTGCTTGCCCTGGGGCGCAGTCTCGATGGGTTGAGCCTCGGCGAGGACGCAGCGCGCAGCCTCGGCATCAATCTCAGGCTCAGCCGCAACCTGCTGGTGGTGGGCACGGCGCTGGGGGTCGGTGCGGCCACATCCGTCGCCGGGGTCATCGGTTTTGTCGGTCTGGTGGTGCCGCACTTGTTGCGGCCGCTGGTCGGTGGCCTGCCGGGCCGCCTGCTGCCGGCCAGCGCCCTTGGCGGTGCTGCGCTAACGGCGCTGGCCGATGTGGCGACGCGGGTGCTGGGCGGCGGCAGTGAGCTGAAGCTGGGGGTGGTGACGGCGCTGGTCGGCGCTCCCTTCTTCTTTGCCCTGGTCTTGCGTGAGCGGCGGCGGCTGGTATGA
- a CDS encoding ABC transporter ATP-binding protein: MSDHLINALACHDLSLSFGARPVLRSVSLSVAAGEMVALVGPNGAGKTTLLRALCGLLAADSGGVTVEGRSLDRLGRRSLARRLAYLPQNAASHWPLSVEAVVGLGRLPHRSAMAAPSVADRAAVARAMATADVVHLAARPVNELSGGERARVMLARALAGTPAVLLADEPVSGLDPYHRLDTMESLKRLSREGAAVVVVLHDLTLAGRYADRLVLLDGGQVAADGAPDQVLTAERLAGVYRIAAVTGRHENESYVLPWRRLGGGDR, encoded by the coding sequence ATGAGCGACCACCTGATAAACGCCCTTGCCTGTCATGATCTGTCGCTCAGCTTCGGCGCGCGGCCGGTGCTGCGTTCCGTCAGCCTGTCGGTTGCGGCCGGTGAAATGGTTGCGCTGGTCGGCCCCAATGGCGCCGGCAAGACGACGCTGCTGCGGGCGTTGTGTGGGTTGCTGGCGGCCGACAGCGGCGGTGTGACGGTCGAGGGTAGAAGCCTGGATCGCCTGGGCCGCCGTTCGCTGGCGCGACGTCTTGCCTATCTGCCGCAGAACGCCGCCAGCCACTGGCCCCTATCGGTAGAGGCGGTGGTGGGGTTGGGTCGCCTGCCGCACCGCAGCGCCATGGCAGCGCCGTCTGTAGCGGATCGTGCCGCCGTTGCCCGGGCCATGGCGACGGCCGATGTGGTGCATCTGGCGGCGCGGCCGGTCAATGAGCTTTCGGGCGGCGAGCGGGCGCGGGTGATGCTGGCGCGGGCGCTGGCCGGTACGCCGGCGGTGCTGCTGGCCGACGAGCCGGTGTCGGGCCTCGACCCTTATCACCGGCTGGACACCATGGAATCCCTGAAACGCCTGAGCCGCGAAGGAGCGGCGGTGGTGGTGGTGCTGCATGACCTGACGCTGGCCGGCCGCTATGCCGACCGGCTGGTCCTGCTGGATGGCGGCCAGGTGGCGGCGGACGGCGCGCCCGATCAGGTCCTGACCGCGGAACGGCTGGCCGGCGTCTATCGCATTGCCGCGGTCACCGGCCGCCATGAAAACGAAAGCTATGTTCTGCCATGGCGACGGCTGGGCGGAGGGGACCGGTGA